In Spirochaetaceae bacterium, a single window of DNA contains:
- the ispH gene encoding 4-hydroxy-3-methylbut-2-enyl diphosphate reductase: MQIIKAKVMGYCTGVKLAINKAEAALREGPVYSLGALIHNKAEMERLKLLGLKVINANEVPPAGATAMVRAHGLHPQKRQELLAAGVTLIDATCPFVLNNQHTLQSYNTNGYFAIIIGQKEHAEITALVGFSHNYVVISTVTEAEQLVTLAPKIVVMAQTTFDKTNYEHIKEVLANRYTLEAPPSICPAPLSRLKALEELSPLAEALVIIGDKDSANSLTLCNKALSLNKNSFLVEKESDFDKIFLKNYHTIGLAASASSPSWLINNLELFLQED; this comes from the coding sequence ATGCAAATAATTAAAGCTAAAGTTATGGGTTATTGCACAGGGGTAAAACTAGCCATTAATAAGGCCGAAGCGGCCTTACGGGAAGGGCCGGTTTACTCACTGGGGGCGCTTATCCACAATAAAGCCGAAATGGAGCGGCTTAAATTACTAGGCTTAAAAGTAATTAACGCTAACGAAGTACCGCCGGCCGGCGCTACGGCTATGGTTAGGGCGCATGGGTTACACCCCCAAAAACGGCAAGAACTATTGGCTGCCGGTGTTACCTTAATAGATGCCACCTGCCCTTTTGTGCTTAATAATCAACACACTTTGCAAAGTTATAACACTAACGGCTACTTTGCCATTATCATCGGCCAAAAGGAACACGCCGAAATTACGGCTTTAGTGGGCTTTAGCCATAACTATGTGGTTATTTCTACAGTAACAGAGGCCGAACAATTAGTTACTTTGGCCCCAAAGATTGTCGTTATGGCGCAAACCACCTTTGATAAAACAAACTACGAGCACATTAAGGAAGTTTTAGCTAACCGTTACACTCTTGAAGCGCCGCCGTCTATCTGCCCGGCTCCTCTTAGCCGCTTAAAAGCTCTCGAGGAGTTATCTCCTTTGGCAGAGGCTTTAGTTATTATCGGCGATAAAGATAGTGCTAACAGTTTAACTTTATGCAATAAAGCTTTGTCTTTAAACAAAAATAGTTTTCTTGTAGAAAAGGAATCAGATTTTGACAAAATATTTTTAAAAAATTATCACACTATTGGGTTAGCCGCTAGCGCCAGCAGCCCCAGTTGGCTAATTAATAACCTAGAACTTTTTTTACAGGAGGATTAA
- a CDS encoding aldo/keto reductase, producing the protein MMINQTFHNGVTIPILGFGLFKLDKDINAEEAALTALQTGYRMLDTATVYRNEEAVGSAIKKSGLKREDLFITTKLWSRDIVQGRVAEAYQESLDKLELDYVDLYLIHWPVDGYLEAWHKLEELYRQKKMRAIGVSNFTKSHLDHLLHNSSEVPVINQVECHPYLQQESYRQYLAAKGIVMQAWGPLGQAKSDLLTNEAIKAIGDKYGKSNAQVMLRWNIQRGVNVIPKSQTASRIKENFEVFDFSLNDDDMEQISLMDQDRHYGTDPNNQEAVDNLAKL; encoded by the coding sequence ATGATGATAAATCAAACCTTTCACAACGGCGTAACTATACCGATATTGGGCTTTGGCTTATTTAAGCTTGATAAAGATATAAATGCCGAAGAAGCCGCTTTAACGGCTTTGCAAACGGGTTACCGTATGCTGGATACGGCAACGGTTTACCGCAACGAAGAGGCCGTAGGCAGCGCCATTAAAAAAAGCGGTTTAAAACGCGAAGATTTATTTATTACCACTAAACTATGGTCGCGCGATATTGTTCAGGGGAGGGTGGCAGAGGCCTATCAAGAATCGCTGGATAAGCTGGAGCTAGATTATGTCGATTTGTATTTAATCCACTGGCCGGTTGATGGTTACCTTGAAGCTTGGCACAAATTAGAAGAGCTTTATCGCCAAAAAAAGATGCGTGCCATTGGGGTAAGTAACTTTACCAAAAGCCACCTTGACCACCTGCTGCATAATAGTAGCGAAGTGCCGGTGATTAACCAAGTAGAGTGCCACCCTTATTTGCAGCAAGAAAGTTATAGGCAATATTTAGCCGCTAAAGGGATTGTGATGCAAGCTTGGGGGCCGCTGGGGCAAGCCAAAAGTGATTTGCTTACCAACGAGGCCATTAAAGCTATCGGCGATAAATATGGTAAAAGTAACGCTCAAGTGATGTTAAGGTGGAATATCCAGCGCGGGGTTAATGTTATTCCTAAATCGCAAACGGCTAGCCGCATTAAAGAAAACTTTGAGGTATTTGATTTTAGCCTTAACGATGACGATATGGAGCAAATTAGCTTAATGGACCAAGATAGGCATTACGGTACCGACCCTAACAACCAAGAGGCTGTGGATAATTTAGCTAAACTTTAA
- a CDS encoding GNAT family N-acetyltransferase has protein sequence MKVTYNGLTITDEETTIQRVYELLTAELSNANVTFSTIEKAIQSSLCVSVYDGKDLVGFVRVISDYSAVSIILDAVIDPKYRSRGVGRKLFEFVHNHPRLRHTAKVLWTNNGEKFFTALGYVPLSGTLLSLK, from the coding sequence ATGAAAGTTACCTACAATGGCCTAACCATTACCGACGAAGAAACCACCATTCAGAGGGTTTACGAACTGCTTACCGCCGAACTTAGCAACGCTAATGTAACCTTTAGCACTATCGAAAAAGCCATACAAAGCTCACTTTGCGTTTCGGTGTACGATGGCAAAGATTTAGTTGGTTTTGTGCGTGTTATCAGCGACTACAGCGCCGTAAGCATTATCCTTGATGCGGTGATAGACCCCAAATACCGCTCACGCGGCGTTGGCCGCAAACTTTTTGAGTTTGTACATAATCACCCGCGCCTAAGGCACACCGCTAAGGTGTTATGGACTAACAACGGCGAAAAATTTTTTACCGCACTTGGTTATGTCCCGTTAAGCGGTACTTTATTAAGTCTTAAATAA
- the lon gene encoding endopeptidase La, with translation MKILGRLRGEIQDEALLIVLKDSLVLPCLVGSVASPMQSEDELAASLQGKLCVLAYAAKDAVGIRPYGVLGRVLQGLQMPDGPQRLVVEGIERVKIASVNNQDGFNYARYQKEPYVKDDQVLTLSTNLKKSFALYSQESNLPKELVLSLEKSKKPAEIFSKILIAIDLSLDKKLDIFSLPDEQERFALLLKQLDNENEINILKRNINERIKGRIAKRNRDYYLQEQLKEINHELNDGKEDLTGADELEKKFAGFNFNEEISSKLKKELAHLRRLQPMIPEAATLRTYLEVVADLPWGQSTGDTLSIKEAENILNQDHFGLLKAKERILDFIAVRKVAPYAKGPILCFVGPPGVGKTSLASAIAKALGRDFVRLSLGGVRDETEIKGHRRTYLGSMPGKIIQSFQKIKSINPVFLLDEIDKMSTDSHRGDPASALLETLDPEQNKSFADTYLELPFDLSQVLFIATANSLAGIPYPLLDRMEIIELSGYTELEKYQIIKRFLLPKQLKENGLEGSTINLSDEAIYGLIRSYTKESGVRELERETGRMVRKLIRAELEQLDEPNAIVINKDIDKDKLFDLLGKIKFTEEKISLHVGMAMGLAWTERGGVALPIEAHLVAGSGKLDLTGKLGEVMKESAHIAYSFIKGYMEKEGFDAEFFKGKDVHIHAPEGAVPKDGPSAGITIASALYSAISGKKMRDDVAMTGELTLSGQLLPIGGLKEKSLAAHRHHYKTILIASRNQRDIEDIPAEVLKELEIKPFETADEAINYLFME, from the coding sequence TGAAAATATTAGGAAGGCTGCGCGGAGAGATACAGGACGAAGCATTATTAATAGTGCTTAAGGATAGCTTGGTTTTACCTTGTCTGGTTGGCAGTGTGGCCAGCCCTATGCAAAGTGAAGACGAGCTGGCCGCGAGCTTGCAGGGTAAATTGTGTGTTTTAGCTTACGCCGCTAAAGATGCCGTTGGTATACGGCCTTACGGGGTGCTTGGCCGCGTTTTGCAGGGCCTGCAAATGCCCGATGGGCCGCAGCGTTTGGTGGTAGAGGGTATAGAGCGGGTCAAAATAGCCTCCGTTAATAATCAAGACGGTTTTAATTATGCCCGTTACCAAAAAGAACCTTACGTAAAAGATGACCAAGTTTTAACTTTAAGCACTAATTTAAAGAAATCGTTTGCTCTGTATAGCCAAGAAAGTAATTTGCCTAAAGAGCTAGTTTTAAGTTTAGAAAAAAGCAAAAAACCGGCCGAAATATTTAGTAAAATTTTAATCGCCATCGATTTAAGCCTAGATAAAAAATTAGATATTTTTTCGCTGCCCGATGAGCAAGAACGTTTTGCTTTATTACTAAAACAGCTGGATAATGAAAATGAAATTAATATTTTAAAACGCAATATAAACGAGCGTATTAAGGGCCGCATCGCCAAACGTAATCGCGATTATTATTTGCAAGAGCAGCTTAAAGAGATTAATCACGAACTTAATGACGGTAAAGAAGATTTAACTGGGGCCGATGAGCTGGAGAAAAAATTTGCCGGCTTTAACTTTAACGAAGAAATTAGCAGTAAATTAAAAAAAGAGCTGGCTCATTTACGGCGGCTGCAACCGATGATACCGGAGGCGGCCACTTTGCGCACCTACCTCGAGGTAGTGGCCGATTTGCCTTGGGGGCAAAGCACCGGTGATACGCTAAGCATTAAAGAGGCCGAGAACATTCTTAACCAAGACCACTTTGGTTTATTAAAGGCCAAAGAACGTATCCTAGATTTTATAGCGGTGCGCAAAGTAGCCCCTTACGCTAAAGGGCCTATTTTATGTTTTGTCGGACCGCCCGGTGTAGGTAAAACCAGTTTGGCCAGTGCCATTGCTAAAGCTTTAGGGCGCGATTTTGTGCGCCTTAGCTTGGGTGGTGTGCGTGATGAAACCGAAATTAAAGGCCACCGCCGTACTTATTTAGGTAGTATGCCCGGCAAAATTATTCAATCTTTTCAAAAAATAAAATCGATTAACCCGGTTTTTTTACTGGACGAAATCGATAAAATGTCTACCGATAGCCACCGCGGCGACCCGGCCAGCGCGCTGCTGGAAACCTTAGACCCCGAACAAAATAAAAGTTTTGCCGATACCTACCTCGAGCTGCCGTTCGATTTATCGCAGGTGCTATTTATTGCTACGGCCAATAGTTTAGCGGGGATACCTTATCCGTTATTAGATAGAATGGAAATTATCGAGCTGTCGGGCTACACCGAGCTGGAAAAATACCAAATTATTAAACGTTTTTTACTGCCGAAACAGCTTAAAGAAAACGGCTTAGAGGGCTCTACGATTAATTTAAGTGATGAGGCTATTTACGGTCTTATCCGCAGTTACACTAAAGAAAGCGGCGTGCGCGAGCTGGAGCGCGAGACCGGCCGTATGGTACGCAAACTTATACGTGCCGAATTAGAGCAATTAGATGAACCTAACGCTATAGTTATTAATAAAGATATTGATAAGGATAAGTTATTTGATTTACTGGGAAAAATTAAATTTACCGAAGAAAAAATTTCGTTGCACGTGGGTATGGCGATGGGGCTGGCGTGGACGGAACGCGGCGGCGTGGCTTTGCCCATCGAGGCGCATTTGGTGGCCGGCAGCGGCAAGTTGGATTTAACCGGTAAACTGGGTGAGGTAATGAAAGAAAGCGCCCATATTGCTTACAGCTTTATTAAAGGCTATATGGAAAAAGAGGGCTTTGACGCCGAATTTTTTAAGGGTAAAGATGTGCATATCCACGCTCCGGAAGGCGCCGTTCCTAAAGATGGCCCCAGCGCCGGTATTACCATTGCCAGCGCTTTGTACTCGGCTATCTCCGGTAAAAAAATGCGCGATGATGTAGCAATGACCGGTGAACTTACCCTTTCGGGCCAACTGCTGCCGATTGGCGGCCTTAAGGAAAAAAGCTTGGCCGCTCATCGCCACCACTATAAAACCATTTTAATTGCCAGCCGCAATCAGCGCGATATAGAGGATATTCCTGCCGAAGTGCTGAAAGAATTAGAGATTAAACCTTTTGAAACGGCCGATGAAGCGATTAATTATCTGTTTATGGAGTAA
- a CDS encoding phospho-sugar mutase, with amino-acid sequence MDKQLQEKIDYYLKHESYQKFKDEIITLLKDDNSNELNDRFYRELEFGTAGLRGKIAGGLNRINNFVITKTTQGIAHYLLKNNPQAKVVIGYDPRHYSRQFAQLTAAILAQNGLQPYLFKNICPTPALALATVHYGAALGIMLTASHNPPEYNGYKVFAADGSQIVSPIDKEILSEIERVTMPQPANYDSLVAQNLIKLIDNDFDELYFNMALNIVDRDIFTQSKNFKAVYSALHGAGAPYVEELFKRLNSPLIVVPEQNAGDGNFPTVSYPNPEDESALKLALNLAKKEAANLVLATDPDADRLAIAYRTKDNDYAVLNGHQAGALLANYLLFKAGKQGIDRQNIFIVKSIVTGELEQKVALSYGAACYSALTGFKWLAQTMREQNAQGKHFILANEEAIGYLVHSAFKDKDGITAALIAYEMALYYQLAGKTLGDVLEELYQKFGYYADWQISQNYEGEAGLKIMQDIMTKLRQQGLSYIGAQKVMQSYDYLTGALNDNGQITALNYAKSNVLQFVTENGSRLSVRPSGTEPKIKFYLSAVVSPYNETKDKLKADIFLDDVKKLIANL; translated from the coding sequence ATGGATAAGCAATTACAAGAAAAAATTGATTATTATCTAAAACACGAAAGTTATCAAAAATTTAAAGATGAAATAATAACTTTACTTAAAGATGATAATTCAAATGAATTAAATGACCGCTTTTACCGCGAATTAGAGTTTGGTACCGCCGGCCTGCGCGGTAAAATTGCCGGCGGCTTAAACCGCATAAATAATTTTGTCATAACTAAAACAACACAAGGTATCGCTCATTATTTACTTAAAAATAACCCGCAAGCTAAGGTGGTTATTGGCTACGACCCGCGCCACTACAGCCGGCAGTTTGCTCAGCTTACGGCCGCTATTTTGGCGCAAAATGGGTTGCAACCTTACCTTTTTAAAAATATTTGCCCTACACCGGCCCTTGCTTTGGCTACCGTCCACTATGGGGCCGCTTTAGGCATAATGCTTACCGCCAGCCATAACCCGCCGGAATATAATGGCTATAAAGTTTTTGCCGCCGATGGCAGCCAGATAGTAAGCCCCATCGATAAAGAAATTTTAAGCGAAATTGAGCGGGTAACTATGCCGCAGCCGGCAAATTATGATAGTTTAGTAGCCCAAAATTTAATTAAATTAATTGATAACGATTTTGATGAGCTTTATTTTAATATGGCCCTTAATATCGTTGATAGAGATATTTTTACACAAAGCAAAAATTTCAAGGCTGTTTATTCGGCTTTGCATGGGGCGGGAGCACCTTACGTGGAAGAGCTTTTTAAGCGGCTTAACAGCCCGCTTATCGTGGTGCCCGAGCAAAACGCAGGTGATGGCAACTTTCCTACCGTAAGTTACCCTAATCCCGAAGATGAAAGCGCCCTTAAATTAGCTCTCAATCTTGCTAAAAAAGAAGCGGCCAATTTAGTGCTGGCCACCGACCCCGATGCCGATAGATTAGCCATAGCTTACCGCACGAAAGATAACGACTATGCCGTTTTAAACGGCCATCAGGCAGGAGCTTTACTGGCCAATTATCTGTTATTTAAAGCCGGTAAACAAGGTATAGATAGACAAAATATCTTTATCGTAAAATCTATCGTTACCGGCGAACTGGAACAAAAAGTGGCTTTAAGTTACGGCGCCGCCTGTTATAGCGCCTTAACCGGCTTTAAATGGCTGGCACAGACTATGCGTGAGCAAAACGCACAAGGGAAACATTTTATTTTAGCCAACGAAGAGGCCATTGGTTACCTTGTGCACAGCGCTTTTAAAGATAAAGATGGCATTACTGCCGCTTTAATTGCTTACGAAATGGCCCTTTATTACCAGCTGGCCGGCAAAACTTTAGGTGATGTGTTGGAAGAGTTATATCAAAAATTTGGTTATTATGCCGATTGGCAGATTAGCCAAAATTACGAAGGCGAGGCCGGTCTTAAAATAATGCAAGACATTATGACTAAGCTGCGGCAGCAAGGGTTATCTTATATCGGTGCACAAAAAGTAATGCAAAGTTACGATTATTTAACCGGCGCCCTTAACGATAACGGCCAAATTACCGCCCTTAACTATGCCAAAAGTAACGTTTTACAATTTGTTACCGAAAACGGCAGCCGCCTTTCGGTACGGCCAAGCGGGACGGAACCAAAAATTAAATTTTATCTTTCGGCCGTCGTTAGCCCTTACAACGAGACAAAAGACAAATTAAAAGCAGATATTTTTTTAGATGATGTTAAAAAATTAATAGCTAATTTATAA
- a CDS encoding flavodoxin family protein produces the protein MRVLAINGSPHSDGSTYNAIKLVTNQLEAEGISSEVLHIGTKPISGCLACGFCSKQAEPKCAINGDSVNEAMAKAKEADGIIIASPVHFSGIAGTMKCFLDRFFYAGVSNLWYKVGFALCAVRRSGGVTTFDQLNHYLAYGNMAIAGGQYWPVIHGLKDDEVLQDAEGVQNLKRAGSNMAWLIKNLQDTTPPAFNEQRIFTNFIR, from the coding sequence ATGAGAGTTTTAGCAATCAACGGCAGCCCGCATAGTGATGGCTCCACCTATAATGCCATTAAGTTGGTAACCAATCAATTAGAGGCCGAAGGAATTAGCAGCGAAGTGCTGCATATCGGTACCAAACCCATTAGCGGCTGTCTTGCCTGTGGTTTTTGTAGTAAGCAAGCCGAACCCAAGTGCGCCATCAACGGTGATAGTGTCAACGAAGCGATGGCCAAAGCTAAGGAAGCCGACGGCATTATTATTGCCTCACCGGTGCATTTTTCTGGGATTGCCGGCACCATGAAGTGCTTTTTAGATAGATTCTTTTACGCCGGTGTAAGCAATTTGTGGTACAAAGTTGGTTTTGCGCTCTGCGCCGTGCGCCGCAGCGGCGGGGTAACCACCTTCGACCAATTAAACCACTATCTTGCTTACGGTAATATGGCCATTGCCGGCGGCCAATATTGGCCGGTGATTCACGGCCTAAAAGATGATGAAGTGCTGCAAGATGCCGAAGGAGTACAAAACCTTAAACGTGCCGGCAGTAATATGGCTTGGTTAATTAAAAACTTACAAGACACCACTCCGCCGGCCTTTAACGAGCAAAGAATATTTACTAACTTTATTAGATAA